GGTGGCCCGCAAAGTCCAAGATTTCCCATAAATGCAGAAGCATTAAAAGTTTGAAGTTGGGTGCTTAGTGGAATTCTTTCTGATAAGTTGTTCTGTGACAAGTCCAAGACACTAAGATAATGTAAGCTTGAAAAACTTATAGGGATTCTACCAGCAGATATCTGGTTTCTTGACAAATCAAGAGATTCTAACATCTCCAACTGACCAAAGTTGCTGGGAAGCACACCTGTAAAACTGTTTCTTGATaggttcagagaaatcaactTCAGCAAACTTGTTATACTTTGTGGAATGTCCCCATTTAAGTTATTGTTTGAGATGTCGATGCTTCTCAAATGCTTAAGATTTTCtccaaattcaatctctaTCCCTTTCCACACCAGTTGTACAAAGCCAAGAATCCAATTGTCCTCCACCTTCGGCGACACGGAAGACAAAGCTGTTATATTTGGAAGGCAATGTGGCAAGGCTCCAGATATATTGTTCTGAGAGAGGTCTAAAACATGAAGAGCGGGAAGACTACATAGACTCAAGGGTATGCTTCCATAGAACTCATTAGACCGTAAGCGTAGAACCAGCAAGTTTGTTAGGCTGGGGCCTATCCATGCTGGTATGTTTCCAGATAATTTATTGGCTCCAAGGTCAACAACCCTTAATTCTGTACAGTTCTTTAAAGAAGGAGGCAGTTCTCCTGAAAGATTGTTATCATGCAAGCGTAACAACACAACATACGTTAACTGCCCTAATGAGCTCGGTACTTTTCCGGAGAAATTATTCTTTGCCAAATTCAGTGAGTGTAATGCTTGATATTGGATCCAACAATCAGGAAGCTCCCCTGACAGTAGGTTCTCAGAAAGGTCGAGATTATACAATTTTGGAGCTTGTGTTGCACATAAGGAAGATAGGGGTCCGGAAAACATGTTTTTGGAGAGAAGAACATTGCTTATGTTTGAAGGAAATGGTGGGAGTGGACCAGAAAACTGATTAGATGTCAAGTCAATTGTGGAAAAGGTGCAGTTCTTTGATGAAAGATTGGGAAACTTCCCATGGATTTGGTTCATAGAGAGATTTAATTCTAGTAAGTTGGAAGATAGATCCCAAAACTCATTAGGTACTGAAACTGAGATCCCAGAATTTGACATACCAAGAGCAGTAAGTTTTCTCTGTGTCTGAATCCATTTGGGAAAGTCAGGGCCTACATTGCTAGAACTCATGTGTAATGAATTAAGTTGAAAAGGTGGGTTCCAATACGGACTCAAGTTGAAAGACAAAGGATTGTAAGAAACATCCAAAAACTGTAAACGAGAGAGGTTCAAGAAGTGGACTTCTGTGAAGACACCATTCAAAGAATTCACAGAAATATCCAAAAATTCAAGGCTAGAAAGTTGCCCAATACTCTCATGTAGCGAGCCGGTTAGTTGATTTTTGGAAAGAAATAGTTGTCTTAATGATGAAAGACCTGTAAAATCTGGCAATGGCCCGCTGAACTGGTTTGAAACTAGGCTCAAGGATCTTAGTTGGTAAAGTTGCTGAAAACTTTTCGGGAGAGGCCCGCTCATATTGGTACCATCCATGTATAGTTCATTCAAGGATGAAAATCTTGTAAGATTATCAGGAAATGGCCCCCAAAACGGGTTGCCACTTAATTGTAAGGACTCAAGGGTATCCTGTGCACAAGACAAGTTTTCGATAGAGTCTTGAAGTTTATCAGAAAGTTTGTTTTCCCATAAGTTCAATGATTCTAATCTGCATAGGTTTCGAAAGGATTTTGGTATCCCACCCTCAAGTTGGTTATAAGACAGATCAAGAGATGTTAGAGAAACCATGTTTGAGAAAACATCTGGGATGAGACCTTGTAACTGGTCTCCCATCAATCCAATGTGTACAAGGCTGGTGCTGATATTGGCCATCCAATAGAAAATGgaagaattaagaaaattatCAGAGAGTTCAAGGACTTCAAGAGAGGTCGAAGAATTGATGAAAGAAAGCGATCTCAGGTTGACATTAGGAAGACTACATGAAGATAACTGCAGCTCAACCAGTGAAGGGAGCTTGCTTATAGAGTGAGGCCAATTTACAACCTTAGAGAAGTTAAGACTTGACATGTTCAGGTATCTCAAAGAGGAAAGATGAGATAACCACTCAAGATTTTCAAAAGTAACAGAGTTATGTGCAAGATCAAGAGTATACAAATGAGAAAGATTTCCCAGTTGGGGAGGAACAGGTCCGCTAAGACTAGCACCTGCAAGTTTGAGTTGTTTCAGCTGACTCAAAGAGCCAATGAAGTCGGGAATCTTTCCCTCAAAATTATTGAAACTCAGGTCCAAGTAATTTAGATATCGCAATTCAAGCAGAGAAGGAGCAATCACACCACTTAAAGGAGTTTCAAGATTGTAAATATCAGAAGAATTATAGTAGAGATCCAGCATGGTTACATGACCTGTTTGGTTGCTGCATGTAATTCCTCTCCACTGGCAACAATCTTTTTTGCTTTCCCAAGATCCAAGAACATTGGAGTTATCCACTAGGCCTTGTTTGAACTGAAGCAGAGCATTTTTCTGTGTCTCTAGGCACCTAATGTTGGAGCTGATCCCAGCACTTAAACAACATATAGCAGAGGTTGTTAGGAGCACAAATAAGACAGCAAATATGGAGCTTATAGTACCACTTGTGATTGTGAACAACATGGTTATGAATCTTAGGAGCAGGTAAGGTAGGGTGGGGAGATGATGTGCAAATTGTATGTCAATTTTTTAGGAGAGTGTTTTATGATTTGTTGTCGTTATCTGGAAGTTGACTGCTCAAATATTACAATATGTTGATAGCTTGAGAAGAGTGATGATGACCAGGAGAAAACGTACCATGGaatttgttgaaaatggaaacaacGCGGCGATGGTGATGTTTAGAATTGGATAATATTTAGAAGGGACCACTTTTGACTTgatcattttgaaaaattattcCCGCGTCCTTTCGTTATATATTATATCGATTCTGGGGGCATGAAGATATTAATCAACAATATGAAAATAGTTTGACTCAAGAAATTTAGGCCGGGGGTTCCTTGCGAAAGGGgtgattataatttttagttAGTGATGTACACAACAATACAATTTATTAAGAGGTagttacatacacatatagaTTAGATCAATTGATCAAGACGGTGACTTCATCCATCCCTtggaatcaaatttaaatcctCATACGGAAACGAATGTTAGAATTCCCGTTATTTGATGTGCAAATTGCCATTCATCCACCCATTTTGTTGCAACATGCTAGAGATGGTCAGATAGTTTTGTGATCCGGTTTACAAGTGCaacttttggttttgaattCTTCAGTCCGGATGATCCAAATGATCGGTTTCAACCCATGGGCATGCACGTTGGTATGTTAAACTatagaaacaagaaaattttcaTCCGTGGACAGTTGTCCAACCTGTACAATCTTTTTCCCCGTGTCCATATACGGACGAGTCCCTTTACACAATCTACACTACACACAAACATCAAtaatcttaaaaacaaaatctgattgcagtttcaagaaaaatggatgacTTCCTTCGCAACTTTCGATAACAACACGTCACGatggtagagagagagatgcactcagtcatcatcttcatcttcaagtACCATCCTCAACTTCCTTCTGCTTACGCCACTCTCTGGGAATGCACCATGAGCCATTTCATCCCCTGAATCCGCCAAGTCATTGTCCATTTGCTCATGTTGCAAATCCTCCAAATTTTTCACAGGTCCAGCATCTAATGGATTGCCAGTGCCAGTGCCGGTGCCTCTGACTTCAGCTTCTGCCGTGCCATTCGGACTAACATGCTTGAAGGAAGAGCCTTCGTCAACTCCATCTTCCAGAGCATTACTGCTTGATGTTCCCTGAATTGAGATGGCTGCAGAGTTCAGATCCATGGGCTTGGAAAGGGGTCTCCTGGTTTTCCTATATCCAAAAGACGAATTAATTAGTATTAGAAGAAATAGTTACCTTACACAATCAGAATCCTATGACTTCATCATTCTTAttctttgagagagagagagagagagagagagagagagagagagagagagagagatttactTGAGAACAGAGCTTAGGATTTCATCATCAGAATCATCTTCCGACACTTTTCGTCCAGTAGTCTGCTCTAGTAACTCTTCACTGAATCTGCTATGATCCTTTTTGGCCCTGGAAGTTCAAAAATGATTGTCATACTAACATCTACACATCATGCATGTTGTGTATTTACACATGGAGCCAACATGAATTTACAAGAGAAAGAAGCTAttcctataatttaattaggAGTATGAACACAGACCATAATAGGATTATGGAGTTTCACAACATTATATTGGAAGGTTTAACCGAAAGGAATATGGAGTTTTACATATGCGGTGCAAGTGCCCAGACATTATGGAAACTAAGCAAGTAGAGAACTAGTggtgaaataaatttaataacaaaacaaaatggatGTATGACCTTTTCATTAATGATAACAGCGTCTCATCATCAGAGTCATGCTCTTTGTTTGTATTAGAGTCATTAAGATCCTCATCTCTCAGCATGCCGGCTGCGGACCTCTTCTTCCGAGGAATATATAAACCAAGCTGCTTAAGCTTACGAGAAACTTGAGAAGCTGTGAATTTACCATCACCGTCCATTGCATTTGCAATCATGTGGCTGCACCTTTTATGGTCTTTTAATCTGGGTATGACaaagaatataaattttttcattaaaactAAAGAATAGTAACTTCCAGCTTCTATCAAGTGAAAAGAGATCAAATCTTATATTACTACCAAGTAACCAAGTAGTACTTACTGCTCATATAGAGATCTAATGTTAGTTTCCTGATCTTCACTGAAGGCATGGACTCTTTTTCTTGTGCGCCTATAAAACAATCAAGTTGAAACTAATAAACGGCTGGAGCAGTGAAGCAACATATAACATCAAGCATTAAGACTTGTCACAGAATCAAAGAGAAAAGAGTGGACCAAAATTACAGACTAAAGGCAGATGACACAGCAGCCATTTATCTAAGCCATACGTTTGCGAGTGCACAGCTGCTTCTCAAAAACAAATGTGGGAGGAGGTGGGGGAAGCAAAAGAATGATAACTAAAtctatcaaatttttttctcgGTAAATGTGCAATCTttaaatttacaattgataaacAGTGACAACAACTGCAACGAAAGACAGCAGCCATCCAAGATCCACCCCAAagtgcaaaaacaaaattaatggaCATAAATTATAGGCTACAAGTGAATGAAATCAGCAGCTATTTGATTAGATTCTGCGTTGCAAGTTCACAACCCCTGCTACTCGAAAAACAAGGGTTTAGGTGAGGGGAAAGAGGGGAAATCAAACAAAGAGTACGTGCTCTATGatattcaaatcaaatgaaTATTTACTTTGAATACAAATGCCTAGAAGAACTTTAAAAAgtacagaaaaataaacaaaaagtatACAAACTGTAACTGTAATActaagaaattaatattcatCTACAAATACTTACAGCGGCTGACTGTTTGATTCACAATGAGAATTAATTGCTTTTACTACTCTTCCATCTCCATCAATTTGACTAGGCCCAGTGGAAACAGATTCTTGAGCATGGCGCAGTCTTTTCCTTCGGACAACTTTCAGTCCAAGCTGTTTAAGCTTGTTGGAAATTTGAGCTGGCAAAACTCTACCATCAGGATCAAGAGCTTTCGCAATAAGATGACTACAGTTCTGGTCATCCTTGAATCTAAATTGGCCATATTTTTCAGGAAAGATTTAAGTAAGCTGGATGAAAAAAGTAGGCCTACACTGCTATACAGGCATATCTCAAATTATGTGTAAAACAGTCATCACGGCCAATGCACTTTTGTATCTTTCAGCAGATATTAGATATACCTATGTCAAGTTAAAagctcaaaaaagaaaaggaagaaattaaaaaaaaaacttagatCATGGGACCATACTTCTCATACAGATCCTTAATTTTCATCTCCAGTTCAGCCCCAATAACAAGTCGCTTGTTTTTTCTAGAAACCTTTTCAGTTTCATTCTCTATTGCCTGGGCCCCACTGCAACAGCCAAATGCATCAAGGTTTCAATAAGATGATAACTGAAAGACAATGTTAATCAAGTTGTAAGTATGAAGGACGTACTTGTCATAATTTTCTTGCCCATCGATCTCATTATCTGGAATAGATGCAGTACCTCCCTTCactttgccaaaattttctccGCTGCTGCACAAAAAGAAGGCATATTTAGCTCCTCTTGCAGTGTCTGTATTCAGTTAGAAAAGTCCTTACTCtggcctttttgttttttttggcaaCATGGTAAACCAGTGGAAAtgaatcaaataaaataaacttcacAATTCTCGAGAGAAAGGCCAGACAACCAAAGGATGGTCTTAGATTCTACAATAACTTAACTGATAAcatcacaaaataatttaatgaaGACAATGTGAACATTCAGGCTTCAGAAACATGTCTTACTTCTCATGTCCAAGCTCATGAGAGAGCACAACATCAGCTTCGTCTTCACCAAGTGCATCAGCTATGCTTCTACTTGTCCATCCCTTGTCCAGTGAGtgaccaatttcttcatcCCCTAAACTGTTTGCCCAGTTTctactttctttcttcaaatggCCAAGCTCATGCAATAAATACTCAGCATTAATGTAATGGCATTCTTTGCGAGTCTTCCAGAAGAGAATTTCCACAAAAAGTAGGGGttgatttttcatctttttgagCATTTTCCTGACCAAATTTGTCAAAAAATCAACAATGGTTTCATATGCCTTGCATGGAGATGACTTCTGCTCAACTAGGATGTCATAGAATGTAGTGAGAAGTGATAACTGCAAAACAAATTGCATGGAAACGTTAGATGAGAAATGAACTGTAAATGGCTACATAAATTATCTAAAGATGTATGAAGTTTAACCTGATACAGCATTGGGGAGAGCTCGAGGTCATCACTGATCCTTCGCAGCATGCATACTATGTAGTGATTTGTACTGGTCAAATTACTCTTATAAAACTTAAGCAACCAACACAATTTCTGGATGATGTTGTTGTTTGAAAAAGCAGAA
Above is a window of Prunus persica cultivar Lovell chromosome G2, Prunus_persica_NCBIv2, whole genome shotgun sequence DNA encoding:
- the LOC18785520 gene encoding probable leucine-rich repeat receptor-like protein kinase At1g35710 isoform X1, with translation MLFTITSGTISSIFAVLFVLLTTSAICCLSAGISSNIRCLETQKNALLQFKQGLVDNSNVLGSWESKKDCCQWRGITCSNQTGHVTMLDLYYNSSDIYNLETPLSGVIAPSLLELRYLNYLDLSFNNFEGKIPDFIGSLSQLKQLKLAGASLSGPVPPQLGNLSHLYTLDLAHNSVTFENLEWLSHLSSLRYLNMSSLNFSKVVNWPHSISKLPSLVELQLSSCSLPNVNLRSLSFINSSTSLEVLELSDNFLNSSIFYWMANISTSLVHIGLMGDQLQGLIPDVFSNMVSLTSLDLSYNQLEGGIPKSFRNLCRLESLNLWENKLSDKLQDSIENLSCAQDTLESLQLSGNPFWGPFPDNLTRFSSLNELYMDGTNMSGPLPKSFQQLYQLRSLSLVSNQFSGPLPDFTGLSSLRQLFLSKNQLTGSLHESIGQLSSLEFLDISVNSLNGVFTEVHFLNLSRLQFLDVSYNPLSFNLSPYWNPPFQLNSLHMSSSNVGPDFPKWIQTQRKLTALGMSNSGISVSVPNEFWDLSSNLLELNLSMNQIHGKFPNLSSKNCTFSTIDLTSNQFSGPLPPFPSNISNVLLSKNMFSGPLSSLCATQAPKLYNLDLSENLLSGELPDCWIQYQALHSLNLAKNNFSGKVPSSLGQLTYVVLLRLHDNNLSGELPPSLKNCTELRVVDLGANKLSGNIPAWIGPSLTNLLVLRLRSNEFYGSIPLSLCSLPALHVLDLSQNNISGALPHCLPNITALSSVSPKVEDNWILGFVQLVWKGIEIEFGENLKHLRSIDISNNNLNGDIPQSITSLLKLISLNLSRNSFTGVLPSNFGQLEMLESLDLSRNQISAGRIPISFSSLHYLSVLDLSQNNLSERIPLSTQLQTFNASAFMGNLGLCGPPLTPECPGDGATQDPAVPNGDGGDKTKQEDDGLISFGFYVSMVLGLIIGFWGVCGTLLLKSSWRYAYFRYLDNIKDRITMHKAKLQRRLQR
- the LOC18785520 gene encoding leucine-rich repeat receptor protein kinase EMS1 isoform X2, which encodes MLFTITSGTISSIFAVLFVLLTTSAICCLSAGISSNIRCLETQKNALLQFKQGLVDNSNVLGSWESKKDCCQWRGITCSNQTGHVTMLDLYYNSSDIYNLETPLSGVIAPSLLELRYLNYLDLSFNNFEGKIPDFIGSLSQLKQLKLAGASLSGPVPPQLGNLSHLYTLDLAHNSVTFENLEWLSHLSSLRYLNMSSLNFSKVVNWPHSISKLPSLVELQLSSCSLPNVNLRSLSFINSSTSLEVLELSDNFLNSSIFYWMANISTSLVHIGLMGDQLQGLIPDVFSNMVSLTSLDLSYNQLEGGIPKSFRNLCRLESLNLWENKLSDKLQDSIENLSCAQDTLESLQLSGNPFWGPFPDNLTRFSSLNELYMDGTNMSGPLPKSFQQLYQLRSLSLVSNQFSGPLPDFTGLSSLRQLFLSKNQLTGSLHESIGQLSSLEFLDISVNSLNGVFTEVHFLNLSRLQFLDVSYNPLSFNLSPYWNPPFQLNSLHMSSSNVGPDFPKWIQTQRKLTALGMSNSGISVSVPNEFWDLSSNLLELNLSMNQIHGKFPNLSSKNCTFSTIDLTSNQFSGPLPPFPSNISNVLLSKNMFSGPLSSLCATQAPKLYNLDLSENLLSGELPDCWIQYQALHSLNLAKNNFSGKVPSSLGQLTYVVLLRLHDNNLSGELPPSLKNCTELRVVDLGANKLSGNIPAWIGPSLTNLLVLRLRSNEFYGSIPLSLCSLPALHVLDLSQNNISGALPHCLPNITALSSVSPKVEDNWILGFVQLVWKGIEIEFGENLKHLRSIDISNNNLNGDIPQSITSLLKLISLNLSRNSFTEQLIRKNSTKHPTSNF